One window of Paroedura picta isolate Pp20150507F chromosome 2, Ppicta_v3.0, whole genome shotgun sequence genomic DNA carries:
- the AIP gene encoding AH receptor-interacting protein isoform X1: MEDQIAKLRADGIQKRVVQEGRGELPDYQDGTKATFHYRTLLCSPDQRVLDESRARGKPMELIIGKKFKLPVWETILSTMREGELAEFLCDTKHVVLYPTVSKSLRNIAAGKDPLEGQRHCCGIAQMHEHHSLGYPDLDELQQNPQPLIFAIEMLKVEGPGSYRQDPWAMSDEEKMKAVPLIHQEGNELYKQGKVQEAAAKYYDAIACLKNLQMKEQPGSPDWIQLDQQITPLLLNYCQCKLLSEEYYEVLDHCSSILNKYEDNVKAYFKRAKAHAAVWNAAEAQADFAKVLQLDPSLGPVVARELRSLESRLRQKDDEDKVRFKGIFS; this comes from the exons GCTACCTTCCATTACCGTACACTGCTGTGTAGCCCAGACCAGCGGGTCTTAGATGAGAGTCGTGCAAGGGGCAAACCCATGGAGCTCATCATTGGCAAGAAGTTCAAGCTGCCTGTCTGGGAAACCATCTTGAGCACCATGCGTGAGGGAGAACTGGCTGAGTTTTTGTGTGATACAAAG CATGTAGTGTTGTACCCAACGGTGTCCAAGAGCTTGAGAAACATTGCAGCAGGGAAAGACCCATTGGAGGGGCAGCGACACTGCTGTGGCATTGCTCAGATGCATGAGCATCACTCGCTTGGTTACCCAGATCTCGATGAGCTCCAGCAGAATCCTCAGCCTCTCATTTTTGCCATTGAGATGCTCAAG GTGGAGGGCCCAGGCTCATATCGCCAGGATCCTTGGGCTATGTCAGATGAGGAGAAGATGAAGGCTGTGCCCCTGATCCACCAGGAAGGCAATGAGCTCTACAAGCAAGGCAAGGTGCAGGAGGCTGCTGCCAAGTACTATGATGCCATTGCGTGCCTCAAAAACCTGCAGATGAAG GAGCAGCCAGGATCCCCAGACTGGATCCAGTTGGACCAGCAGATCACCCCTTTACTGCTCAATTACTGCCAATGTAAGCTGCTGAGTGAGGAATATTACGAGGTGCTGGATCACTGCTCTTCCATTCTCAACAAATACGAAG ATAATGTCAAGGcctacttcaagagagccaagGCACATGCTGCCGTTTGGAATGCGGCTGAAGCTCAGGCTGACTTTGCCAAAGTGTTGCAGCTGGATCCGTCGCTGGGGCCTGTGGTTGCACGGGAGCTGCGCAGCCTGGAAAGCCGCTTACGCCAGAAGGATGATGAGGACAAGGTCCGATTCAAAGGCATCTTCTCCTAG
- the AIP gene encoding AH receptor-interacting protein isoform X2 translates to MELIIGKKFKLPVWETILSTMREGELAEFLCDTKHVVLYPTVSKSLRNIAAGKDPLEGQRHCCGIAQMHEHHSLGYPDLDELQQNPQPLIFAIEMLKVEGPGSYRQDPWAMSDEEKMKAVPLIHQEGNELYKQGKVQEAAAKYYDAIACLKNLQMKEQPGSPDWIQLDQQITPLLLNYCQCKLLSEEYYEVLDHCSSILNKYEDNVKAYFKRAKAHAAVWNAAEAQADFAKVLQLDPSLGPVVARELRSLESRLRQKDDEDKVRFKGIFS, encoded by the exons ATGGAGCTCATCATTGGCAAGAAGTTCAAGCTGCCTGTCTGGGAAACCATCTTGAGCACCATGCGTGAGGGAGAACTGGCTGAGTTTTTGTGTGATACAAAG CATGTAGTGTTGTACCCAACGGTGTCCAAGAGCTTGAGAAACATTGCAGCAGGGAAAGACCCATTGGAGGGGCAGCGACACTGCTGTGGCATTGCTCAGATGCATGAGCATCACTCGCTTGGTTACCCAGATCTCGATGAGCTCCAGCAGAATCCTCAGCCTCTCATTTTTGCCATTGAGATGCTCAAG GTGGAGGGCCCAGGCTCATATCGCCAGGATCCTTGGGCTATGTCAGATGAGGAGAAGATGAAGGCTGTGCCCCTGATCCACCAGGAAGGCAATGAGCTCTACAAGCAAGGCAAGGTGCAGGAGGCTGCTGCCAAGTACTATGATGCCATTGCGTGCCTCAAAAACCTGCAGATGAAG GAGCAGCCAGGATCCCCAGACTGGATCCAGTTGGACCAGCAGATCACCCCTTTACTGCTCAATTACTGCCAATGTAAGCTGCTGAGTGAGGAATATTACGAGGTGCTGGATCACTGCTCTTCCATTCTCAACAAATACGAAG ATAATGTCAAGGcctacttcaagagagccaagGCACATGCTGCCGTTTGGAATGCGGCTGAAGCTCAGGCTGACTTTGCCAAAGTGTTGCAGCTGGATCCGTCGCTGGGGCCTGTGGTTGCACGGGAGCTGCGCAGCCTGGAAAGCCGCTTACGCCAGAAGGATGATGAGGACAAGGTCCGATTCAAAGGCATCTTCTCCTAG